Proteins from one Nitrobacteraceae bacterium AZCC 2146 genomic window:
- a CDS encoding hypothetical protein (product_source=Hypo-rule applied; cleavage_site_network=SignalP-noTM; pfam=PF03713), giving the protein MPLLLSPKIPTLILASYLSLAGPLGLHAQSAAPVNEAPFLAENNAAMDKMMADMAVKPTGDVDADFAAMMIPHHQGAIDMALAELRHGHNEQLRRIAQEIIVEQQQEIVAMRLALNQPLPPSAAAQTQASPQPASAAAPDHSAMSHGAMSMSPAMKMK; this is encoded by the coding sequence TTGCCGCTTCTCCTGTCACCGAAAATACCCACGCTGATCCTCGCGTCATACCTCAGTCTTGCCGGCCCGCTCGGCCTGCACGCGCAGTCCGCTGCGCCGGTCAACGAGGCGCCGTTCCTCGCTGAAAACAACGCCGCTATGGACAAGATGATGGCGGACATGGCCGTCAAGCCGACCGGCGACGTCGATGCGGATTTTGCCGCAATGATGATCCCGCATCATCAGGGCGCCATCGACATGGCGTTGGCCGAACTACGCCACGGCCACAACGAACAGCTCCGGCGCATCGCGCAGGAGATCATCGTCGAGCAGCAGCAGGAAATCGTCGCGATGCGACTGGCGCTGAACCAGCCGCTGCCGCCATCGGCGGCCGCACAGACGCAGGCTTCGCCGCAGCCCGCTTCCGCCGCAGCCCCCGATCATTCCGCGATGTCGCATGGCGCGATGTCGATGTCCCCAGCCATGAAGATGAAGTAG